The proteins below come from a single Biomphalaria glabrata chromosome 10, xgBioGlab47.1, whole genome shotgun sequence genomic window:
- the LOC106051297 gene encoding MYG1 exonuclease-like isoform X2 — MTGTKESPPKKPHLSKKIGTHNGKFHCDEALACFMLKLLDDYKDAEIIRTRDQAILDTCDIVVDVGGTYDPSKHRYDHHQRTFNESMNSLYPEKKWVTKLSSAGLVYFHFGADIIAKQLNLPADDHITKVIFDKVYENFMEEIDAIDNGINQAEGELRYQITTNLSSRVNILNPGWNEKDVDVQLQFEKAMKLAGEEFMERITYYQNGWLPAREFVAEAVKNRFEVDSSGRIIYLKEGGVPWKDHLYTLEEEQNLSPPIVYVLFADQNNGWRVQCVSKKLGSFENRLSLPEEWRGLRDEELSEKSGIPGCIFVHASGFIGGNKTFERVLEMARKSLD, encoded by the exons ATGACAGGAACAAAGGAAAGTCCTCCTAAAAAGCCAcatctttcaaaaaaaattggAACTCATAATGGCAAGTTTCATTGTGATGAAGCATTAGCTTGCTTTATGCTAAAACTTTTGGATGATTACAAAGATGCTGAAATTATTAG aacACGAGATCAGGCCATACTGGATACTTGTGATATTGTGGTTGATGTGGGAGGAACCTATGATCCCAGCAAACATAGATATGATCACCATCAGAG GACTTTCAATGAGAGTATGAACAGCCTTTATCCTGAAAAGAAATGGGTGACTAAACTCTCCAGCGCTGGGCTGGTGTATTTTCACTTTGGTGCCGACATTATTGCTAAACAGTTGAACCTACCCGCTGATGACCATATCACAAAGGTTATCTTTGATAAAGTATATGAAAATTTCATGGAAGAAATAGATGCCATTGACAATGGAATCAATCAAGCTGAGGGAGAATTAAG GTACCAGATAACAACCAATCTTAGCAGCAGAGTGAACATATTGAATCCAGGTTGGAATGAAAAAGATGTTGATGTCCAA CTCCAGTTTGAAAAAGCAATGAAATTAGCGGGTGAGGAATTCATGGAAAGAATCACTTACTATCAGAATGGATGGTTGCCTGCACGTGAGTTTGTTGCTGAAGCAGTGAAAAATAGATTTGAG GTTGACTCCAGTGGGAGAATCATCTATCTTAAAGAAGGTGGAGTGCCTTGGAAGGACCATCTTTACACGCTTGAAGAGGAACAAAACCTAAGCCCACCTatagtttatgttttatttgcTGATCAGAACAATGGCTGGAGGGTGCAGTGTGTCTCTAAAAAACTTGGATCTTTTGAAAACAG GTTATCATTGCCTGAAGAATGGCGTGGGCTTAGAGATGAAGAACTGTCAGAGAAGAGTGGCATACCTGGATGTATATTTGTTCATGCTTCAGGATTTATTGGTGGGaataaaacatttgaaagaGTTTTAGAAATGGCCAGAAAAAGTTTAGATTAA
- the LOC106051297 gene encoding MYG1 exonuclease-like isoform X1 has product MLNKLDLLVRQSTRLVFITFKKKQIPCACKQFSFITSNMTGTKESPPKKPHLSKKIGTHNGKFHCDEALACFMLKLLDDYKDAEIIRTRDQAILDTCDIVVDVGGTYDPSKHRYDHHQRTFNESMNSLYPEKKWVTKLSSAGLVYFHFGADIIAKQLNLPADDHITKVIFDKVYENFMEEIDAIDNGINQAEGELRYQITTNLSSRVNILNPGWNEKDVDVQLQFEKAMKLAGEEFMERITYYQNGWLPAREFVAEAVKNRFEVDSSGRIIYLKEGGVPWKDHLYTLEEEQNLSPPIVYVLFADQNNGWRVQCVSKKLGSFENRLSLPEEWRGLRDEELSEKSGIPGCIFVHASGFIGGNKTFERVLEMARKSLD; this is encoded by the exons ATTGGTTTTCATCACATTCAAGAAGAAACAAATTCCTTGTGCTTGTAAACAGTTCTCCTTCATCACCTCAAACATGACAGGAACAAAGGAAAGTCCTCCTAAAAAGCCAcatctttcaaaaaaaattggAACTCATAATGGCAAGTTTCATTGTGATGAAGCATTAGCTTGCTTTATGCTAAAACTTTTGGATGATTACAAAGATGCTGAAATTATTAG aacACGAGATCAGGCCATACTGGATACTTGTGATATTGTGGTTGATGTGGGAGGAACCTATGATCCCAGCAAACATAGATATGATCACCATCAGAG GACTTTCAATGAGAGTATGAACAGCCTTTATCCTGAAAAGAAATGGGTGACTAAACTCTCCAGCGCTGGGCTGGTGTATTTTCACTTTGGTGCCGACATTATTGCTAAACAGTTGAACCTACCCGCTGATGACCATATCACAAAGGTTATCTTTGATAAAGTATATGAAAATTTCATGGAAGAAATAGATGCCATTGACAATGGAATCAATCAAGCTGAGGGAGAATTAAG GTACCAGATAACAACCAATCTTAGCAGCAGAGTGAACATATTGAATCCAGGTTGGAATGAAAAAGATGTTGATGTCCAA CTCCAGTTTGAAAAAGCAATGAAATTAGCGGGTGAGGAATTCATGGAAAGAATCACTTACTATCAGAATGGATGGTTGCCTGCACGTGAGTTTGTTGCTGAAGCAGTGAAAAATAGATTTGAG GTTGACTCCAGTGGGAGAATCATCTATCTTAAAGAAGGTGGAGTGCCTTGGAAGGACCATCTTTACACGCTTGAAGAGGAACAAAACCTAAGCCCACCTatagtttatgttttatttgcTGATCAGAACAATGGCTGGAGGGTGCAGTGTGTCTCTAAAAAACTTGGATCTTTTGAAAACAG GTTATCATTGCCTGAAGAATGGCGTGGGCTTAGAGATGAAGAACTGTCAGAGAAGAGTGGCATACCTGGATGTATATTTGTTCATGCTTCAGGATTTATTGGTGGGaataaaacatttgaaagaGTTTTAGAAATGGCCAGAAAAAGTTTAGATTAA